In the Methanothermobacter marburgensis str. Marburg genome, CTTTGCAACTGTCATATTATACAAAAAACTAAAAGTTGATGAAGAATATATTTTATTTTCTGGCTTAAGTTTACTCTTGTTAATTGTTGGGATTTCAGTACCCTTTTTTGCGAGTTCCATATCCATGTCAAGACTATATCATATAACTCTATTTTTCTTGGCACCATTCTGTATAGTGGGGGGATATGTATTAATTAGGAAGTTTTTAACAAACAAAAAGAGCACAATAAAAGTGTTAGCTGTGTATTTCGCCATATTTTTTCTGTTTCAAAGTGGTTTTACCTATGAATTGTTTGAAGGTCAATCACACTCAATTGCATTAGATAGTAGTAAAGATTATCCAGTATATAATCAGAGGGAAATTTCTGGCGCTAAATGGCTAGCTAAATTGAATGAAAATAAAATGATAATCGTCGATGATTATCGATATCCATTGTTGACAGGTATTGAAGAAAAGGAAAAAATCGGCAATTTTCCTTTGAAAACCTCCGAAATTCCACAAGATTCCTATTTATATTTTGGGGCCTTTAACATAAAGAAGGGCGAAATACTTGTCGGAGAATACATGAGTCAAAGATTTGTTAAAGAAAGATACCTTAGATTGGCTGAAACTATTGTTAATAGAGATAAAATTTATGATAACGGCGGCGCATCGATTTATTATTAGGTTTATTATTAGAATACTAACTCTAAATGTAATTAAGTATCTGATAAAGTGTATATGAAGAGTTGTGTAAATAGAAATCAATATGAAGAAGGTGGTTTTGATAATGAAAGTTCTTTATTTACCATTTAACCTACCATTAGATTATACAGTACAACTTGCTAATGCCATTACAAAATACTGTGAAGCTTCAATATTGGTGTTTGACACACCACAACAAAGGGGAGAATTTAGTGAATTGTCGGTTTCCCCAAGAGTGAACGTAATATGGACAGATAAAGTTAAATTTCCAGTTTTCCACCCATATAACATTAAGGTGTTTTTTAAACTCATAAAAAAAATAAAATCTGAAAATTATAACATAATACATATACAAGAATGCAGGTTGCTTAATTTATTTATTGTTATTGTATTAAAAATAGTCAGTAATTTTAAGCTCGTAACGACAATCCATGATGTAAACTTTCACCCTGGTGAAGAGAAAATCACTACTAAATTTGCCAAATTTTTTTTTGAAAGACTTTCTGATGTTATATTTGTTCATGGAGAGAAATTAAAAAAAGAATTAGAGAAAAACGTAAAAAAGAATAAAATTTTTGTGATTCCGATGATAGGGCATAATATATCGCCTATGGAGAGATATATAGAGGATTTTGATGACTCGAAAATTAGTGATGAAAATATAATACTATTTTTCGGCAGAATTGGTTATTATAAAGGTCTTGAATATCTCATTAAAGCCTCTGAGGTTGTCAAAAAAGTTGTTCCAGATATTAAAGTCATAATTGCAGGTAGAGTTGAGAAAGGAAAATATGATATTACAAATTTCAATAAAATAAAAAAAATGATCAAAAATAAAGATTATTTCGAACTCCATCCTTATTACATTTCTTGGAAGTATGCTACAGAACTTTTTATAAAGTCAAAAATCGTAGTACTACCCTATATTGAAGGTTCCCAAACTGGAGTGGTTCCAGTTGCATATAGATTCAAAAAACCTGTAATTGCTACAGATGTTGGTGCTTTATCAGAAATCGTGGAAAATGGTAAAACAGGTTATATCGTACCTCCAAAAGATTTTAAAGCTATTGCAGATAAAATAATAAAATTAATAAAGAACGATGAACTTAGACTAAAAATGGGAAAAGAAGGTTATAAGAAACTTAAAGATGATCTTTCACCTAATACTGTGGCAAGCATTACGGTAAGAGTTTACAAAAGCATAAATAATCAGTTTCTATAGATATTTTCTAGAAAGTTTTATATTTTAGAGTTTTTCTTAGCAATATTCTAATCCATCTTAGAGTATAAACTTTTTTAACTAAATTATGTGGGTTTTAACATGGATAGTATGTAAATGAGCATTTACACCAAAAGGAGGGATTCATTGAATAGAACACTCACCATCTAGGACACGTTCAAGCTCAGCGTCATAAATCCGGTGACCGTCCATTTGATAAAGTCAAGTTTGATAGTGATAGCCTTGAGCTGAAAGGATCACCGTGACATTCATTTTAAGCCGAGGTAATATTGTCCAAATTATTCAATATAGACATCATTGCCAATTTTTATAACATGAGTTGAATATCATTTCTTTTGTTTTTAAAAAAAGTATATCAATTTCTTCCACTTTTGCATTACTTTTGAAAAGCTAGAATTGAAGTTTTCAAAATTTCATTGGATAGGTTCAATCGAGGTTAATTCACACAATTTCATTTGCTTTTTATTTACCCTCAATTGCCATATCTAAAAGCGTTGAATAACCTGCTATCTCCACATTCTTGTGGCTTAAGTGATGAATCATACAATATAAGATTTCAGCTTCTACGTGGCTAAAATTAGTCGGGTAATTCATGAGGTTCGTTGTTTTATTTTTTGGAAAAGCAAAATATTCACTCTTAAATAAAATTTATCTATTTCTTCATATATCAACTCTATTAGCTCAGATCTCTTAATGCTATAATATTCTTTGGTTTTTTAGTGAATTGTAAATTAAAGAGAGTATAATGAAATTTGTTATAACGAAAGCTATGGCCGGACCTTTTACTGATAAAAAATATATAAATACAAAAAGAAGAACCAAATGGATTACGCTTGCAGTAAAATATATCTTTCCGAACTCCTCTGCGCGACCAAAGGCGAGGAGTCCTTGAAGACCCATTATTGTACTAATACCCGCCGGCAACAGAATTAGTGATAGTATTTGTAGCAAGGATACGCTTACTGCATATCTACGCCCTGCAAATATATTTATAATAAATGGTGCCGAAAAGATTAGAAAAATTGATAGAAACAACGATAAAAATGACATTATAATTATTATTTTTTTAAATTCATATTTTGCTCTTTCTTTGTTTTTTGATTGAATTCTTGAAAAATAGGGATACATGGCTTGGCTAACACTATTTAATAAACTTTGAAATGCTTTTGTTATCTCTTCCGCGACAGAATAATATGCAACCACTTCACTGCTCACGAAGAGTCCTAAAACAAATCTGTTTGAAATCGTACAAACACTTATCGATATTGAGGATATAAACAAAAACCACCCATCTGTTAATTGTTTTTTGATTTTGTTAAGAGATGGCTTTATAAATTTTACTCTAAATTTTCTACTAATGATTATCTGACTATATGCTCCTACTGTAATAAGAGCTAATGAGTTTATGAGAGGCACATAAATGTAATCATTAGAACCTTTTACAAATATGAAGATAAAAATGGTAGCTATAGTCGAAGAGAGAATTCTTAGGATTGTTATATATCTCATTTTTTCGATACCTTGGAAAAACCAGACGGGAAATAAAACATTACCTAATACTATCCCAAAAGTTATAAAATAAAGCCAATAATCTGTTTTGAAAATGTTGATGGAAAAAACAATTACTAATAATATAAAAAAACTGATAAACATTAATATTATTTTAGCTACCATTATGGAATTATATATCTCAGATATTTCTTCTTCATTATCTCGATGTATTGATATGTCTCTTGGAGCCGAGTAATTAAATCCGTATTCTGTCAAAAAATTTAAATATGCTATGAATGCGGTTGCAAAAGCGATTTTTCCAAATTTAGAAGGCCCTAGAACTCTTGTAAGGTAAGGGAATGTTATAAGTGGTATGAGGTATTGTAACATCTGTATCCCTGTGAGCGAAAATATGTTGTCCAGCACTCTCCGGTATTCACTGTTTTCAAGTATCCGTCTGATCATCCATTCACCCTCAAATCCATTACTTTTATTCTCTCTGTAAACTCATCGTATAAACCCATCTCATACGAAAAATTTAAATATTATTACTTAATACTTTATCTTATGAAAATCATAAACATTGTCTCCTGCCTTGAGGATGGCAACGTTATTGAGTGCGGCGGAAATGCCCTCGAGGCCTACCAGGGGATACTGGAGGCCATTAAGGGGGGTGAAATCACCACTGGGGCCACACTGGTATACCTGGTAACACCCATGCCCCTCAAGGCGGGGGTCCTCCAGATACTCAGGGTCCATAAACCAGGGGCCAGTGAGAAGCTAACCGTAACCGAGATAATGAATGAGATGGCATCAAGCAGGGGCGACACATGGGTCTTCATGGACCCATTTCACCTAATTAAGGATGATTGGACATAAAACATAGTTAAAAATCTGTGCAATCTCGTAGGATCAATATTCCTCACTATCCGTTGGATCTCGTTCATAAATCACCATAATGTAAAATTACTATGTGTTGAAATAAAAGTTAACTTCAATTATTCCTATTGTAGCTTCCTTTTATCTCCGTTTGATCGTATAACTATACTTAAATGCTCAGATTTCTGAAAAAATGCACTAATCTGGTGAATGA is a window encoding:
- a CDS encoding glycosyltransferase family 4 protein: MKKVVLIMKVLYLPFNLPLDYTVQLANAITKYCEASILVFDTPQQRGEFSELSVSPRVNVIWTDKVKFPVFHPYNIKVFFKLIKKIKSENYNIIHIQECRLLNLFIVIVLKIVSNFKLVTTIHDVNFHPGEEKITTKFAKFFFERLSDVIFVHGEKLKKELEKNVKKNKIFVIPMIGHNISPMERYIEDFDDSKISDENIILFFGRIGYYKGLEYLIKASEVVKKVVPDIKVIIAGRVEKGKYDITNFNKIKKMIKNKDYFELHPYYISWKYATELFIKSKIVVLPYIEGSQTGVVPVAYRFKKPVIATDVGALSEIVENGKTGYIVPPKDFKAIADKIIKLIKNDELRLKMGKEGYKKLKDDLSPNTVASITVRVYKSINNQFL
- a CDS encoding flippase; protein product: MIRRILENSEYRRVLDNIFSLTGIQMLQYLIPLITFPYLTRVLGPSKFGKIAFATAFIAYLNFLTEYGFNYSAPRDISIHRDNEEEISEIYNSIMVAKIILMFISFFILLVIVFSINIFKTDYWLYFITFGIVLGNVLFPVWFFQGIEKMRYITILRILSSTIATIFIFIFVKGSNDYIYVPLINSLALITVGAYSQIIISRKFRVKFIKPSLNKIKKQLTDGWFLFISSISISVCTISNRFVLGLFVSSEVVAYYSVAEEITKAFQSLLNSVSQAMYPYFSRIQSKNKERAKYEFKKIIIIMSFLSLFLSIFLIFSAPFIINIFAGRRYAVSVSLLQILSLILLPAGISTIMGLQGLLAFGRAEEFGKIYFTASVIHLVLLFVFIYFLSVKGPAIAFVITNFIILSLIYNSLKNQRIL